A genomic stretch from Neodiprion fabricii isolate iyNeoFabr1 chromosome 3, iyNeoFabr1.1, whole genome shotgun sequence includes:
- the LOC124178518 gene encoding anaphase-promoting complex subunit 7 isoform X2 — protein sequence MSDIDIKYQIHLCLVKLKNTQEALQVLQGIPGKQRSAKVNMALAKMFQEQGMERSAITTYKEVLRECPLALNAVEGLLALGVKGIEVNSMIVNSITNSPSLEWLNIWIKGHAHIHNREYSHAITAFRSLDNANYFRDNVTLLITMGECYYFAGDDKNALTCLRRARTIEPDLTKGLDIYAAVLYKTQNTKELEKLIPAITQTSEYTAEQYIAMAYALYAARKFSRASTLIVQAINLSPYSIEAIILWGNILIDQKKYQEALHHFRKAALLKPHRYEPHKGLVDCYVGMHRLREALNIASTGCKLLGHTPRALTLYSSVLMKDPVSVGKAKNLLEKALSQEESFLPAVYLLAEIYEQEMNLEAAIELLERQVEILPTSKFHQMLGDLWARIHNQEKALDHYAIALNLDPCNRRALEGLHRLDSTSTKLESTYYMTVGDEHADTTYDVGDGLPDTDNDEGADESETEAVWSDMDLEANSQ from the exons GACATTAAATATCAAATACATTTGTGCTTGGTCAAGCTCAAAAATACCCAAGAAGCCTTGCAAGTACTTCAGGGAATACCTGGCAAGCAAAGATCCGCAAAA gtGAATATGGCTCTGGCAAAAATGTTCCAAGAACAAGGAATGGAAAGATCAGCAATTACGACATACAAGGAAGTTTTACGAGAATGTCCATTGGCTCTTAACGCAGTGGAAGGACTCCTTGCTCTGGGTGTAAAAGGGATCGAAGTAAATTCCATGATTGTTAACTCTATAACCAATTCACCAAGTCTGGAGTGGTTGAACATCTGGATCAAAGGACACGCACATATTCACAATCGTGAATACAGTCATGCAATTACAGCATTCCGGTCACTCGATAATGCCAATTACTTTAGAGACAATGTTACCTTGTTAATAACAATGGGTGAATGTTACTATTTTGCTGGTGACGATAAAAATGCCTTGACGTGTTTGCGACGGGCCAGAACTATAGAACCTGATTTGACGAAAGg cCTTGACATATATGCCGCTGTGTTGTACAAGACGCAAAACACCAAGGAGCTTGAGAAATTAATCCCAGCTATAACACAGACTTCCGAATACACAGCTGAACAATATATAGCTATGGCTTATGCTTTGTACGCTGCGCGAAAATTCAGTAGAGCAAGTACCCTGATTGTACAAGCGATAAACCTGAGCCCCTATAGTATCGAAGCAATTATATTATGGGGAAATATTCTTATcgatcaaaaaaaatatcaagaggCATTGCACCATTTTAGGAAAGCTGCTCTACTCAAACCACATAGATACGAACCACACAAAGGACTCGTTGATTGTTATGTTGGAATGCACAGACTTAGGGAAGCACTGAATATCGCCAGTACAGGCTGTAAATTACTGGGACACACGCCTCGGGCTCTGACG CTTTATTCGTCGGTTCTGATGAAGGACCCTGTATCAGTTGGCAAAGCGAAAAACTTGTTGGAAAAAGCATTGAGTCAAGAAGAGTCATTTTTGCCGGCTGTTTATTTGTTGGCTGAAATATACGAACAGGAGATGAACTTAGAAGCTGCTATTGAATTACTTGAGAGACAAGTAGAAATATTACCTACCTCTAAATTTCATCAGATGCTTGGCGATTTGTGGGCTAGAATTCACAATCAAGAAAAAGCATTGGATCATTACGCCATCGCCTTGAA TTTAGATCCATGTAATCGACGGGCTCTGGAAGGGCTGCATCGGTTAGACAGTACTTCAACGAAACTGGAATCGACTTATTATATGACTGTAGGTGACGAACATGCAGATACAACTTATGATGTAGGAGATGGTTTGCCAGATACAGACAATGATGAGGGAGCTGACGAAAGTGAAACAGAAGCAGTTTGGTCTGACATGGATCTGGAAGCGAATAGTCAATAG
- the LOC124178517 gene encoding coiled-coil domain-containing protein 174 — MNNSKKINVNYSSLVGLKAELLRKQTEVKDAKANAEVTSIQSKHKVRTKKSKTKKVKIEKELIDTDDIKAHKKSKLMLEAKARLYENLKRSHSNKNEHFLVDFENKPESEDEKFDSDDYEDANSDPEEDWVEYEDCFGRTRKCLRRDLSKMQKKDDFVKHEVMKKSQGDTEVEDVRPPDVVTPPKEPEIEIMRRKWEEQTEKLTEKMNIHYQDILFDEARAHGVGYYEFSQDEEMRAKQQANLDALRKETIQKQKEMQNLKEMKDKMEQNRLKAARIRQRIRAGLPPEPTDEELVKNDEVNTDKMEIKAETEEKVESDERKIIEYRKENSLIEIENKIKAFGELLGKRTQWYEMSQEEWVYKRRKDRDEEFAPLYNNFRSSGYLESKNTDQDKDESSASLDDSLSGKNEETSESPAIIEEYGTKKTADQLDGTDNQQNHIPHSETSTDLSQITMPKQVISNADTESSDSSGSDVIGPMPLYTESPTQHVNFQQTFATLPENMRTELSGIDFSKPPPNMQFGLTSDIFNTGPELVPTPVPPPNRDCLPMEYHLPDSTLLSSITGVDSSKRSADTSMSDNIDSQEPQHILNEDKITAGLKYLRANFEKQKHS, encoded by the coding sequence aaattgaaaaagaactAATTGACACCGACGATATAAAAGCTCACAAAAAGTCGAAGTTGATGCTCGAAGCAAAAGCTAGGctttacgaaaatttgaaaaggtCACACAGCAATAAAAACGAACATTTTCTGGTCGACTTTGAAAACAAACCAGAGTCAGAAGATGAGAAATTCGATTCGGATGATTATGAAGATGCAAACTCTGACCCGGAAGAAGACTGGGTTGAATACGAAGACTGCTTTGGACGGACAAGGAAATGCCTCCGTAGAGATTTGTCGAAAATGCAGAAAAAAGATGACTTTGTAAAGCACGAAGTCATGAAGAAGTCCCAAGGAGATACCGAAGTTGAGGATGTCAGGCCTCCAGATGTTGTCACACCTCCGAAAGAGCCAGAGATTGAAATAATGCGAAGAAAATGGGAGGAGCAAACGGAAAAGTTGACtgagaaaatgaatattcattatcAAGACATTCTCTTTGACGAAGCGAGAGCCCACGGCGTTGGATACTACGAATTTTCCCAGGATGAAGAAATGCGAGCGAAGCAGCAAGCAAACTTGGATGCATTGAGAAAGGAAAccatacaaaaacaaaaggaaatgCAAAATCTAAAGGAAATGAAAGACAAAATGGAACAGAACAGGCTAAAGGCGGCTAGAATACGACAGAGAATAAGGGCTGGACTGCCCCCTGAACCCACGGACGAGGAACTCGTGAAAAATGATGAGGTGAATACAGACAAGATGGAAATTAAAGCAGAAACTGAAGAGAAAGTCGAATCTGATGAgaggaaaataattgaatataggaaagaaaattcactCATCGAAATTGAGAACAAGATAAAAGCTTTTGGCGAACTGCTTGGTAAAAGAACACAGTGGTATGAGATGTCGCAAGAAGAATGGGTCTACAAGCGGAGAAAAGATAGAGATGAAGAATTTGCCCCcttgtacaataattttagAAGTTCCGGGTATTTAGAATCCAAGAATACCGATCAGGACAAGGATGAAAGCTCAGCATCGCTCGATGATAGCTTATCTGGTAAAAATGAGGAAACCTCCGAAAGTCCTGCTATTATTGAAGAATATGGCACAAAGAAAACGGCCGATCAACTCGATGGCACGGATAATCAACAAAATCATATTCCGCATTCTGAGACTTCTACAGATTTATCACAGATTACCATGCCTAAGCAAGTGATTAGCAATGCTGACACAGAATCATCGGATAGTAGTGGTTCAGATGTAATCGGACCGATGCCACTATATACCGAATCACCCACACAGCatgtgaattttcaacaaacatTCGCTACCCTGCCAGAAAATATGAGAACAGAATTATCAGGCattgatttttcgaaaccACCTCCAAATATGCAATTTGGCCTTACttcagatatttttaataCTGGTCCAGAACTGGTACCAACTCCAGTCCCACCCCCGAATCGCGACTGTTTACCTATGGAATATCATCTACCGGATTCTACATTGTTGAGCTCAATAACTGGCGTGGATTCAAGTAAACGATCAGCTGACACCAGCATGTCGGATAATATTGATAGTCAAGAACCACAGCATATCTTAAACGAAGACAAGATTACTGCTGGGCTTAAATATTTACgagcaaattttgaaaagcaaAAGCACAGCTGA